From Armatimonadota bacterium, one genomic window encodes:
- a CDS encoding helix-turn-helix domain-containing protein, with the protein MANLPKNLEFLAKFFDDEVTSHYYSREFGETRQELIRKLVDPELSLEQVSRLLGVCPATVRRYTNRGWLEHHRTKGGQRRFRLSSVAKHVQEHGRLPES; encoded by the coding sequence ATGGCCAACCTGCCGAAAAACCTGGAGTTTCTCGCCAAGTTCTTCGACGACGAGGTCACGTCTCACTACTACAGCAGAGAGTTCGGGGAAACCAGGCAGGAGCTGATCCGAAAGCTGGTCGATCCAGAGTTATCGCTGGAGCAAGTGAGCCGGCTGCTCGGCGTGTGCCCTGCCACCGTCAGGCGGTACACGAATCGCGGTTGGCTGGAGCATCATCGGACGAAAGGCGGGCAGCGCCGCTTCCGCCTTTCATCGGTCGCCAAACACGTCCAGGAGCACGGCAGATTGCCGGAGAGCTAG
- a CDS encoding thymidine kinase, with amino-acid sequence MKQPGSIVVVCGSMYAGKSEELIRRARRALYAQKKVQVFKPQIDSRYDEEMVVTHMGVNHEAQPVATVQQLRDAIKQDTDVICVEEAQFFDDSLADLVCELADSGREVILAGLDQDFRRRPFGPMPTLLAIADEVVKLRAICMKCGATASHTYRTIDGKPAHKDDPVILIGATEAYEARCRNCFQLRGVRKRRFKASEA; translated from the coding sequence ATGAAACAGCCAGGTTCGATCGTGGTCGTGTGCGGCAGCATGTACGCCGGGAAGTCGGAGGAGCTGATCCGCCGCGCCCGCCGCGCGCTGTACGCACAAAAGAAGGTGCAGGTGTTCAAGCCTCAGATAGACAGCCGGTACGACGAAGAAATGGTCGTGACCCACATGGGCGTCAATCACGAGGCGCAGCCGGTGGCAACGGTACAGCAGTTGCGCGATGCGATCAAGCAAGACACCGACGTCATCTGTGTAGAGGAGGCGCAGTTCTTCGACGATTCGCTCGCCGATCTCGTGTGCGAGCTCGCAGACAGCGGTCGCGAAGTCATTCTAGCTGGGCTTGACCAAGACTTCCGCCGACGGCCGTTCGGACCGATGCCGACGCTCCTCGCGATCGCAGACGAGGTCGTGAAGCTGCGGGCGATCTGCATGAAGTGCGGCGCGACCGCCAGCCACACCTACCGCACGATCGACGGCAAGCCCGCCCACAAGGACGATCCGGTGATCCTCATTGGCGCGACCGAGGCGTATGAGGCGAGGTGCCGAAACTGCTTCCAGCTTCGCGGAGTTCGCAAGCGGCGGTTCAAGGCGTCAGAAGCCTGA
- a CDS encoding glycosyltransferase encodes MSGRPLSIALFSDSALPILNGVSVSIDALVGQLRGRGHSVHVFTARYPGHVDIDPNTHRFISIRTPWSKDYPLAVPPFYPWLRDFRRENFDVIHCHTPFTVGFVGLRWAESHGIPVVATYHTHYDKYAYYFPFAPRRYVRYRIAKHTNYYYNRVQQVITPSDASRRWLVRHSVKRPITVIATGIPTPRMIDRSEARQKLSIPAEHRIVLYVGRIAHEKNLGTLLQAMVSSFKDDPRLQFWLVGDGPARQEFSRMARELGIGDRVKFVGFVARHEVDTYYAASDVFAFASMTETQGLVIAEAMTYGLPALVVRGGGAGSAVESGVNGYLLRNESGAIAAKLAELLSNDGLYMRLSEGARRISRQFGMPAMADRVLEVYSTALGTHPVHQDEAYVR; translated from the coding sequence TTGTCAGGCCGACCGCTCAGCATAGCGCTGTTCTCTGACAGCGCGCTTCCGATCCTCAACGGAGTGTCCGTCAGCATCGATGCGCTCGTCGGCCAGCTGCGCGGGCGCGGACACTCGGTCCACGTTTTTACCGCGAGGTATCCCGGCCACGTCGACATCGACCCGAACACCCACAGGTTTATTTCGATCCGCACGCCGTGGAGCAAGGATTATCCGCTCGCCGTACCGCCGTTCTATCCGTGGCTGCGCGACTTCCGCCGTGAAAACTTCGACGTGATCCACTGTCACACGCCGTTCACGGTCGGCTTCGTCGGGCTTCGGTGGGCGGAGTCGCACGGCATCCCCGTCGTCGCGACGTACCACACGCACTACGACAAGTATGCGTACTATTTTCCGTTCGCCCCGAGGCGGTACGTGCGATACCGTATCGCGAAGCACACGAACTACTATTACAATCGAGTCCAACAGGTCATCACTCCGTCCGACGCGTCGAGGCGGTGGCTGGTGCGACACTCGGTCAAGCGACCGATCACCGTCATCGCAACCGGCATCCCGACGCCGAGGATGATCGACAGGTCTGAGGCGAGGCAGAAGCTCTCGATCCCCGCGGAGCACAGAATCGTGCTCTACGTTGGGCGGATCGCTCACGAGAAGAACTTAGGCACGCTTCTTCAGGCCATGGTGTCCTCCTTCAAGGACGACCCACGCCTACAGTTTTGGCTGGTGGGAGACGGCCCCGCGAGGCAGGAGTTCAGTCGGATGGCCCGGGAGCTTGGGATCGGAGACCGAGTCAAGTTCGTGGGATTCGTAGCTCGGCACGAAGTTGACACGTACTACGCGGCGTCTGACGTCTTTGCGTTCGCGTCGATGACGGAGACGCAGGGTCTGGTCATTGCAGAGGCGATGACCTACGGACTGCCGGCGTTGGTCGTTCGCGGTGGCGGGGCGGGCTCGGCGGTCGAGTCAGGCGTCAACGGGTATCTGCTCCGAAACGAGTCGGGCGCGATTGCGGCAAAGCTGGCGGAACTGCTGTCGAACGACGGTCTTTACATGCGGTTGAGCGAGGGGGCCCGCCGCATCAGCCGACAGTTCGGGATGCCGGCGATGGCGGATCGCGTGTTGGAAGTGTATTCGACCGCGCTTGGTACGCATCCAGTGCACCAGGACGAAGCGTATGTCCGCTAA
- a CDS encoding DUF4382 domain-containing protein, protein MQRLSRFRIFAALTAILSIVFVLAGCGGGGGSLGAAGLNVFLTDDFSDDFDQVWVTVYQVEITDGAGGNTSVFTSADGVVVDLANLSDGAARFLYVGTGPLAADEYIAMRVTLGRDLTLVPTGLTSGEACTFDPAFDFGADQTRISFMFGGPFAFPVDETIVIDFDLSQWTKNLTVVTPVLTEGSTTGLDDQSRHEEDDYHGTVVGLSGTASSLTFTLNRPEGGSFSVVTDTDTVVYNEDGSASPTLANGQRVEVTGTFSPVNERILAISIKIEDGDLGDDDDFEVEGTTQDFVEANLAFDVLIREAEGFVPTEGIVHVEISQSTRFSTKSGISMTLGEMVALLNGGPLEVEVEGTYDEPSNTITATKMKLHFQGGGEHEAEARGTASNIDTDLGTFVLALQEWSGFSSSQGSGINVTTDGFTTFEGPDGEDWTSTQFFAEVENGGIVKVHGEFLDGTIMADRVKLRSADGSGDNHDDAEGYATAWNEALGTVTIDLTEWFGFEGTFGAEVVIQATGSTVYRALNGDTITKAAFFAALTTGAVVDAEGTYLEGVLTADKIRLED, encoded by the coding sequence TTCTCGCAGGGTGTGGCGGGGGTGGTGGATCGCTCGGCGCTGCCGGGCTGAACGTATTCTTAACCGACGATTTCAGCGACGACTTTGATCAAGTTTGGGTGACCGTTTACCAAGTTGAGATAACCGACGGAGCCGGTGGGAACACCTCCGTTTTCACCAGCGCTGACGGAGTAGTGGTCGATCTTGCCAACCTGAGCGACGGCGCAGCTCGCTTCCTCTACGTAGGCACCGGCCCGCTCGCAGCGGATGAGTACATCGCAATGCGGGTCACGCTCGGCAGGGACCTCACGCTCGTACCGACAGGTTTGACGTCCGGAGAGGCGTGCACTTTCGATCCGGCGTTCGATTTTGGTGCGGATCAAACGCGCATCTCGTTCATGTTCGGTGGGCCGTTTGCCTTTCCGGTCGACGAGACTATCGTGATCGACTTCGACCTGTCTCAGTGGACGAAGAACCTCACCGTCGTCACGCCCGTCTTGACCGAGGGATCGACAACTGGCCTCGACGACCAGTCGCGTCACGAGGAGGACGACTACCACGGCACGGTCGTCGGCCTGAGCGGCACGGCGTCGAGCCTGACGTTTACGCTGAACCGACCCGAGGGCGGATCCTTCAGCGTCGTGACCGATACCGACACCGTCGTGTACAACGAGGACGGATCGGCCAGCCCGACTCTGGCGAACGGCCAGCGGGTTGAAGTGACCGGCACGTTCAGCCCGGTCAACGAGCGGATTCTCGCGATTTCGATCAAGATCGAGGACGGCGATCTGGGCGACGACGACGACTTTGAAGTCGAGGGCACGACACAGGACTTCGTCGAGGCGAACCTCGCGTTCGACGTGCTGATCCGAGAAGCAGAAGGGTTTGTCCCGACAGAAGGGATCGTGCACGTGGAGATCAGCCAGTCCACTCGCTTCTCCACCAAGTCAGGCATCTCGATGACGCTTGGCGAGATGGTCGCGCTGCTCAACGGTGGGCCGCTCGAAGTCGAGGTCGAGGGCACCTATGACGAGCCATCCAACACGATAACGGCCACGAAGATGAAGCTGCACTTCCAGGGCGGCGGCGAGCACGAGGCAGAGGCCCGAGGCACGGCGAGCAACATCGACACCGACCTGGGCACGTTCGTGCTGGCGCTCCAGGAGTGGTCCGGCTTCTCCAGCTCTCAGGGATCGGGGATCAACGTGACGACCGACGGGTTCACCACTTTCGAGGGACCGGACGGCGAAGATTGGACCTCCACGCAGTTCTTCGCCGAGGTCGAAAACGGCGGAATTGTGAAAGTGCACGGCGAGTTCTTAGACGGGACGATCATGGCCGACCGCGTCAAGCTCAGGTCAGCCGATGGCAGCGGAGACAACCACGATGATGCCGAGGGGTACGCAACCGCGTGGAACGAAGCGCTCGGAACCGTCACGATCGACCTCACTGAGTGGTTCGGCTTCGAAGGCACGTTCGGCGCAGAAGTTGTCATCCAGGCGACGGGGAGCACCGTCTACCGAGCGCTGAACGGCGATACGATCACGAAGGCAGCGTTTTTCGCGGCGTTGACGACCGGAGCGGTGGTCGATGCCGAGGGAACGTACCTCGAGGGAGTTCTCACTGCCGACAAGATCAGACTAGAAGATTAG
- a CDS encoding HAD-IA family hydrolase, which translates to MTAPKVVTFDCAQTLMKVDWQPTRLAVRSAELAGLEFDRQVAGEIYDRKLGSRWPEFKELNLKRDEAVLAGFWRELTADWLLEAGMPADRADDVITEANNLLFGDSSEVFSVYDDVVPCLDRLTESGFRLAVISNWDNSLHRALRSFGLSDYFEVVIASLEEGVEKPDPALFHIALEKLGVDPGDAAHVGDNPIDDLQAARNVGMRGFLIDRERDERSDSVITSLSQLQEVLGS; encoded by the coding sequence ATGACGGCGCCCAAGGTCGTCACGTTCGACTGTGCCCAGACCCTGATGAAAGTGGACTGGCAGCCAACACGATTGGCCGTCCGCAGTGCAGAGCTGGCGGGCCTCGAGTTCGACCGCCAGGTCGCCGGCGAGATATACGATCGCAAGCTGGGTTCGCGCTGGCCGGAGTTCAAGGAGCTGAATCTAAAGCGCGACGAGGCGGTTCTTGCCGGGTTTTGGCGCGAGCTGACCGCCGACTGGCTGCTCGAAGCGGGCATGCCCGCGGACCGCGCGGACGACGTTATCACCGAGGCGAACAACCTTTTGTTCGGCGATTCTTCCGAAGTCTTCTCCGTTTACGACGACGTCGTCCCGTGTCTTGATCGACTAACGGAGAGCGGTTTCAGGCTGGCTGTTATCAGCAACTGGGACAATTCGCTGCACCGGGCGCTGCGCTCGTTCGGCCTGTCCGACTACTTCGAGGTAGTGATCGCATCGCTCGAGGAGGGGGTGGAAAAGCCCGATCCCGCCCTGTTCCACATAGCGCTCGAAAAGCTCGGCGTCGACCCCGGTGATGCGGCGCACGTTGGAGATAACCCGATCGACGATTTGCAGGCCGCACGGAACGTAGGGATGCGCGGATTTCTCATCGATCGCGAGAGAGACGAGCGATCTGATTCCGTCATCACAAGCTTGTCCCAGCTCCAGGAGGTGCTCGGTAGTTGA
- a CDS encoding zinc ribbon domain-containing protein gives MPLYEYRCKSCGQKFSELSGVVADSQPPACTACGSLDLEKLVSGFRTGKDETQRVESAADALERTDPDDGQAVGDAVAEVGRAMDDDISSEMSEMFERDNE, from the coding sequence ATGCCGCTGTACGAATACCGTTGCAAGTCGTGCGGGCAGAAGTTCTCGGAGCTGTCGGGAGTCGTCGCAGATTCGCAACCCCCGGCGTGCACCGCTTGCGGGTCTCTTGATCTGGAGAAGCTCGTCAGCGGCTTTCGTACCGGCAAGGACGAGACTCAGCGCGTGGAGAGCGCAGCCGACGCCCTGGAGCGGACTGACCCTGACGACGGCCAAGCCGTCGGAGATGCCGTGGCGGAGGTCGGGCGAGCGATGGACGATGACATATCGAGCGAGATGAGCGAGATGTTCGAGCGGGATAACGAATGA
- the queA gene encoding tRNA preQ1(34) S-adenosylmethionine ribosyltransferase-isomerase QueA, whose translation MKLSDFDYDLPEELIAQTPLDDRAASRMLVLDKTSGAVQHRHFRDIVDLLEPGDLLVVNDTRVSAVRLLGRRPTGGSVEALILSSRGDGRYVALMRPGKKLKPGAEVPFDGGLVGRIVEDLGGGKKLLHIDGPRAEQRMREVGLMPLPPYVHTALQDPERYQTVYGVHDGSAAAPTAGLHFTNELLSALREKGVATATVTLDVSVDTFRPVTAEKVADHQMHGERCSVSERTARAVSECAGRVVAVGTTTTRTLEAFATAPKTIAPGETVTKIFISPGYNFLIVDAMLTNFHMPRTSMLMMISAIAGRKEVMSSYEQAVVGKYRFLSFGDCMLIK comes from the coding sequence TTGAAGCTGAGCGACTTCGACTACGACCTCCCCGAAGAGCTGATCGCCCAGACCCCGTTGGACGATCGGGCCGCATCGCGGATGCTCGTGCTCGACAAAACCTCCGGCGCTGTTCAGCACCGTCACTTCCGGGACATCGTCGATCTGCTGGAGCCGGGTGATCTGCTGGTCGTGAACGACACCAGAGTTTCAGCGGTGCGACTGCTGGGTCGTCGGCCGACGGGGGGCAGCGTAGAAGCGCTCATTCTCTCTAGTCGCGGCGACGGTCGGTACGTTGCGCTCATGCGACCGGGCAAGAAACTGAAGCCCGGCGCCGAGGTTCCGTTCGACGGCGGACTGGTTGGACGAATCGTCGAAGACCTCGGGGGCGGGAAGAAGCTCTTGCACATCGATGGGCCGCGAGCCGAACAGAGGATGCGCGAGGTCGGACTGATGCCGCTGCCGCCGTACGTCCACACCGCGCTCCAAGACCCCGAGCGGTACCAGACGGTTTACGGCGTGCATGATGGGAGCGCCGCCGCTCCGACTGCCGGTCTGCACTTCACGAACGAACTGCTGAGCGCGCTGCGTGAAAAAGGAGTTGCGACCGCGACAGTCACGCTCGACGTTAGCGTCGACACGTTTCGCCCGGTGACCGCTGAGAAAGTCGCGGATCACCAAATGCACGGTGAACGGTGTTCGGTCTCTGAGCGGACTGCACGCGCAGTATCGGAGTGCGCAGGAAGAGTGGTCGCGGTAGGCACGACGACGACGAGAACGTTGGAGGCTTTTGCGACGGCGCCCAAGACGATTGCGCCGGGGGAGACCGTGACCAAGATCTTCATTTCGCCGGGATACAACTTCCTGATCGTCGATGCGATGCTGACCAACTTTCACATGCCCCGGACATCCATGCTCATGATGATCTCCGCGATTGCCGGCAGGAAAGAGGTTATGTCGTCGTACGAGCAAGCGGTCGTCGGGAAATACCGGTTCTTGAGCTTCGGCGACTGCATGCTGATCAAATAA